The Streptococcus sp. VT 162 genome has a window encoding:
- a CDS encoding cytochrome C biogenesis protein codes for MDNVIFFISVFLAGILSFFSPCILPLLPVYAGVLLDDKNDAQASSGKFSISLVSLLRTLAFIAGISFIFILLGYGAGFLGNLLYASWFQYVTGAIIILLGLHQMEVLHLQGLYKERRLQLKRQGQKGNGYSQAFLLGLTFSFAWTPCVGPVLGSVLALAASGGSGALQGAGLMLVYTLGLALPFLVLALASSYVLKHFRKLHPYLGTLKKVGGFLIIVMGILVLLGNASILTTLFE; via the coding sequence ATGGACAATGTAATCTTTTTTATTAGTGTTTTTCTTGCTGGAATTCTTTCCTTCTTTTCTCCTTGTATTTTACCCTTGTTGCCAGTCTATGCGGGGGTCTTGTTGGATGATAAGAATGATGCTCAGGCTTCTAGTGGAAAATTTTCAATCTCACTTGTTAGTTTATTGCGAACTTTGGCCTTTATAGCGGGGATTTCTTTTATCTTTATCTTACTGGGTTATGGAGCTGGTTTTTTAGGCAATTTGCTTTATGCTTCCTGGTTTCAGTATGTGACAGGTGCGATTATCATTCTCTTGGGCTTACACCAGATGGAAGTCCTACATTTGCAGGGGCTTTACAAGGAAAGAAGACTACAATTAAAGAGACAGGGGCAAAAGGGTAACGGCTATAGTCAGGCATTTTTACTGGGGTTGACCTTTAGTTTTGCTTGGACGCCATGTGTGGGGCCAGTTCTGGGCTCTGTTTTGGCCTTGGCGGCTTCAGGTGGTTCAGGAGCTTTGCAGGGTGCTGGTCTCATGTTGGTTTACACGCTGGGTTTGGCGCTACCATTTTTGGTTCTAGCTCTTGCCTCTAGCTATGTTTTGAAACATTTCCGAAAACTCCATCCTTATCTCGGAACCCTCAAAAAAGTAGGTGGTTTCCTCATTATCGTGATGGGAATCTTGGTTCTTTTGGGAAATGCTTCCATTTTGACTACATTATTTGAATAG
- a CDS encoding thioredoxin family protein, with amino-acid sequence MKKWQTCLLGVGSICCLAACSAKNMADESTMKEQTKTEQVSSKTATKGQEVADFELTGVDGKTYRLSDYKGKKVYLKFWASWCSICLASLPDTDEIAKDAGDDYVVLTVVSPGHKGEQSEADFKNWYKGLDYKNFPVLIDPSGKLLESYGVRSYPTQAFIDKEGKLVKTQPGFMDKEMILKELKEMG; translated from the coding sequence ATGAAAAAATGGCAAACATGTCTCCTTGGAGTAGGCTCAATCTGTTGCTTGGCAGCCTGTTCGGCTAAAAACATGGCAGACGAGTCTACTATGAAGGAGCAAACCAAAACAGAACAAGTTAGTTCGAAAACTGCGACTAAAGGTCAGGAAGTCGCTGATTTTGAACTGACAGGTGTAGATGGCAAGACCTATCGTTTGTCTGATTACAAGGGCAAGAAAGTCTATCTTAAATTCTGGGCTTCTTGGTGTTCCATCTGTCTAGCCAGCCTTCCAGATACGGATGAAATCGCTAAGGATGCTGGTGATGACTATGTGGTCTTGACAGTGGTGTCTCCTGGACACAAGGGGGAGCAATCTGAAGCGGACTTTAAGAATTGGTACAAGGGATTGGATTATAAAAATTTTCCAGTTTTAATTGATCCATCAGGTAAACTCTTGGAAAGTTATGGTGTCCGTTCTTATCCGACTCAAGCCTTTATAGACAAGGAAGGCAAGCTGGTCAAAACGCAACCAGGTTTTATGGATAAGGAAATGATTTTAAAAGAATTGAAAGAAATGGGGTAG
- a CDS encoding peptide methionine sulfoxide reductase — protein MNDKVKLFVLAGVILLVLTGFYFLLMRNAGQTDSSQIEKASVSQGGKTVKKTEVSKDADLHEIYLAGGCFWGVEEYFSRVPGVTDAVSGYANGRGETTKYELINQTGHAETVHVTYDANQISLKEILLHYFRIINPTSKNKQGNDVGTQYRTGVYYTDDKDLEVINQVFDEVAKKYDQPLAVEKENLKNFVVAEDYHQDYLKKNPNGYCHINVNQAAYPVIDASKYPKPSDEELKKTLSPEEYAVTQKNQTERAFSNRYWDKFKSGIYVDVATGEPLFSSKDKFESGCGWPSFTQPISPDVATYKEDKSYNMTRMEVRSRVGDSHLGHVFTDGPQDKGGLRYCINSLSIRFIPKDQMAEKGYAYLLDYVD, from the coding sequence ATGAATGATAAAGTAAAACTTTTTGTCTTGGCAGGGGTCATTCTCCTAGTCCTAACCGGTTTCTATTTTCTATTGATGCGAAATGCAGGGCAGACAGACAGCTCGCAAATTGAGAAAGCGTCAGTTAGCCAAGGAGGAAAAACAGTGAAAAAAACAGAAGTGAGTAAAGACGCAGACTTGCACGAAATTTATCTAGCTGGAGGATGTTTCTGGGGAGTGGAGGAATACTTCTCACGCGTGCCTGGAGTGACAGATGCCGTTTCTGGCTATGCAAACGGTAGAGGGGAAACAACCAAGTACGAATTGATTAACCAAACAGGTCATGCGGAAACCGTCCATGTCACTTACGACGCCAATCAAATTTCCCTCAAGGAGATCCTGCTTCATTACTTCCGCATTATCAATCCAACCAGCAAAAATAAACAAGGAAATGATGTGGGGACCCAGTACCGTACTGGTGTCTATTACACAGATGATAAGGATTTGGAAGTAATCAACCAAGTCTTTGATGAAGTTGCTAAAAAATATGACCAACCTCTGGCAGTTGAAAAGGAAAACTTGAAGAATTTTGTAGTGGCTGAGGACTATCACCAAGACTACCTCAAGAAAAATCCAAATGGCTACTGTCATATCAATGTTAATCAGGCCGCCTATCCCGTCATCGATGCCAGCAAATATCCTAAACCAAGCGATGAAGAGTTGAAAAAGACCTTGTCACCTGAGGAGTATGCAGTTACCCAGAAAAATCAAACAGAACGAGCTTTTTCAAACCGCTATTGGGATAAATTTAAATCCGGTATCTATGTGGATGTGGCAACTGGCGAACCCCTCTTTTCATCAAAGGACAAGTTTGAGTCTGGTTGCGGATGGCCTAGTTTCACCCAACCAATCAGCCCGGATGTTGCCACTTACAAGGAAGATAAGTCTTACAATATGACGCGCATGGAAGTAAGAAGCCGAGTTGGAGATTCTCACCTTGGCCATGTCTTTACAGATGGGCCTCAGGACAAGGGGGGCTTGCGCTACTGTATCAATAGTCTTTCTATCCGCTTTATTCCCAAAGACCAAATGGCAGAAAAAGGCTATGCCTATTTACTAGATTATGTTGATTAA
- a CDS encoding AraC family transcriptional regulator, with translation MTYTILIVEDEYLVRQGLTKLVNVAAYDMEIIGQAENGRQAWDLIQKQVPDIILTDINMPQLNGIQLASLVRETYPQVHLVFLTGYDDFDYALSAVKLGVDDYLLKPFSRQDIEEMLGKIKQKLDKEEKEEQLQDLLTDKFEGNIAQKIQSHLADSQFSLKSLASDLGFSPTYLSSLIKKELGLPFQDYLVRERVKQAKLLLLTTDLKIYEIAEKVGFEDMNYFTQRFKQIAGVTPRQFKKGEDR, from the coding sequence ATGACCTACACAATCTTAATCGTAGAAGATGAGTATCTGGTAAGACAAGGATTGACGAAGCTGGTTAATGTAGCGGCCTACGATATGGAAATCATCGGTCAGGCTGAAAATGGAAGACAGGCTTGGGACTTGATTCAAAAGCAGGTGCCAGACATCATTTTAACCGATATCAACATGCCTCAGCTAAATGGCATCCAGTTGGCCAGTCTGGTACGAGAAACCTATCCACAAGTGCATTTGGTCTTTTTAACGGGTTACGATGATTTTGATTATGCCTTGTCTGCTGTCAAACTCGGTGTCGATGATTACTTGCTCAAGCCTTTTTCTCGTCAGGATATTGAGGAAATGTTGGGGAAAATCAAGCAAAAACTAGACAAGGAAGAAAAAGAAGAGCAGTTACAAGATTTATTAACCGATAAGTTTGAGGGAAATATTGCTCAGAAAATCCAGTCCCATCTAGCTGACAGTCAGTTTAGTTTGAAGTCTTTGGCCAGTGACCTAGGTTTTAGTCCGACTTATTTGAGTTCCTTAATTAAGAAAGAGTTGGGCCTGCCTTTTCAGGATTACCTGGTGAGAGAGCGTGTCAAACAAGCCAAGCTCTTGCTTCTGACCACGGATTTAAAGATTTATGAGATAGCCGAAAAGGTTGGTTTTGAGGATATGAACTACTTTACCCAACGTTTTAAACAGATTGCAGGTGTGACACCTCGTCAGTTTAAGAAGGGAGAAGATCGATGA
- a CDS encoding histidine kinase, whose translation MKRSSLLVRMVISIFLVFLILLAVVGTFYYQSSSSAIEATIEGNSQTTISQTSHFIQSYIKKLETTSTSLTQQKDVLAYAENPNQDQVKGIRDLFLTILKADQDLKTVVLVTKSGQVISTDDSVQMKTSSDMMAEDWYQKAIHQGAKPVLTPARKSDSQWVISVTQELVDTKGSNLGVLRLDISYETLEAYLNQLQLGQQGFAFIINENHEFVYHPKRTVYSSASEMEAMKPYIETGQGYTLDHQSYVSQEKIAGTDWTVIGVSSLEKLDQVRSQLMWTLLGASALSLLACLCLVWFSLKRWIAPLKDLRETMLEIASGTQNLRAKEAGAYELREVTRQFNAMLDQIDQLMADVRRQEEATRQYELQALSSQINPHFLYNTLDTIIWMAEFQDSQRVVQVTKSLATYFRLALNQGKDLISLSDEINHVRQYLFIQKQRYGDKLEYEIDEEPDFDNLVLPKLVLQPLVENALYHGIKEKEGQGYIKVSVQRQDTGVVIRIEDDGVGFQNPGDSSQSQLKRGGVGLQNVNQRLKLHFGDNYQMKIDSAPEKGTTVEIYINKIEIS comes from the coding sequence ATGAAGCGTTCTTCTCTCCTAGTAAGAATGGTTATTTCCATCTTTCTGGTCTTTCTCATTCTCCTAGCTGTGGTCGGGACTTTCTATTATCAATCTAGTTCATCAGCTATTGAGGCCACTATTGAGGGCAATAGCCAAACGACCATTAGCCAAACTAGCCACTTTATTCAGTCTTATATCAAAAAATTAGAAACCACCTCTACCAGTTTGACCCAGCAAAAGGATGTCTTAGCCTATGCTGAGAACCCTAACCAAGACCAGGTCAAAGGAATCCGAGATCTGTTTTTGACTATCTTAAAGGCAGATCAGGACTTGAAAACGGTGGTACTGGTCACCAAATCCGGTCAGGTCATTTCTACAGATGATAGTGTGCAGATGAAAACTTCCTCAGATATGATGGCTGAGGATTGGTACCAAAAGGCTATTCATCAGGGAGCTAAGCCAGTTTTAACCCCAGCTCGTAAATCAGATAGTCAGTGGGTCATTTCTGTCACTCAGGAACTTGTCGATACAAAGGGATCCAATCTTGGTGTACTTCGTTTGGATATTTCCTACGAAACTCTGGAAGCCTATCTCAACCAACTCCAGTTGGGCCAGCAGGGCTTTGCCTTTATCATTAATGAAAACCATGAATTTGTCTACCATCCTAAACGTACTGTCTATAGCTCAGCGAGTGAAATGGAGGCCATGAAACCCTACATCGAGACGGGGCAGGGATATACGCTGGATCACCAATCCTACGTCAGTCAGGAAAAGATTGCAGGTACTGATTGGACGGTTATAGGCGTGTCTTCGTTGGAGAAGTTAGACCAGGTTCGGAGTCAACTCATGTGGACCTTGCTTGGTGCTAGTGCCTTATCTCTTCTTGCCTGTCTCTGCTTGGTGTGGTTCAGTCTCAAACGCTGGATTGCTCCTTTGAAGGACCTAAGAGAAACCATGCTGGAAATTGCTTCTGGTACACAAAATCTTCGTGCTAAGGAAGCTGGCGCCTATGAACTGAGAGAAGTGACTCGTCAGTTCAATGCCATGTTGGATCAGATTGATCAGTTGATGGCAGATGTGCGCAGGCAGGAAGAGGCAACCCGGCAGTATGAACTTCAAGCACTGTCGAGCCAGATTAACCCCCATTTCCTCTATAATACTTTGGACACTATCATCTGGATGGCTGAATTTCAGGATAGTCAGCGAGTGGTTCAGGTGACCAAGTCCTTGGCAACCTATTTCCGCTTGGCGCTCAATCAAGGAAAGGATTTGATTTCTCTTTCTGATGAAATCAACCATGTCCGCCAGTACCTCTTTATCCAGAAACAACGCTATGGTGATAAGCTGGAGTATGAGATTGATGAAGAACCTGACTTTGATAATTTAGTCTTGCCTAAACTGGTGTTGCAACCTCTTGTAGAAAATGCCCTTTACCATGGTATTAAGGAGAAGGAAGGTCAGGGCTATATTAAAGTTTCTGTTCAGAGACAGGATACAGGGGTTGTCATCCGCATTGAGGATGATGGTGTTGGCTTCCAAAATCCTGGTGATAGCAGTCAAAGTCAGCTCAAACGTGGGGGAGTTGGCCTTCAAAATGTCAACCAACGACTCAAACTTCATTTTGGAGACAATTACCAGATGAAGATTGATTCTGCACCCGAAAAAGGGACGACGGTTGAAATATACATTAATAAAATAGAAATAAGTTAG
- a CDS encoding aminobenzoate synthetase, with amino-acid sequence MHRKTVIDFRALGERYTFTQPIKELKTRDLSEVADLLAQVESYQEQGYYVVGYVSYEAAPAFEEKLAVHKAPLLGEYLLYFTVHDRVETSSIPLTYEEVDLPSNWHELTSAEDYEKAISKIHHHLRQGDTYQVNYTVQLKQDLNANPFAIYNRMVVEQEAGYNAYVEHDEMAVISMSPELFFEQNDRELTTRPMKGTTQRGVTDQEDLAQASWLEQDPKNRSENMMIVDLLRNDMNRISEVGSEHVERLCQVEQYSTVWQMTSTIKSQLRPDVDLVEIFRSLFPCGSITGAPKIATMEIIKNLEPQPRGVYCGTIGLLLPNGRRIFNVAIRTIQLHQEKAIYGVGGGITWDSTWESEYREVHQKAAVLYRKQARFQLITTGKISQKQLLFEDQHLERLTKASRYFAYPFDPENLRQKIEKECQTSDSHQDYLLRIILSKSGEIELSRQILTPLSPSFCKAKLFLQEADLNQSFTYFKTTHRPHLNLDKQEIIYHNAAGELLETSIGNLVLKIVGKLYTPPTSQGILPGIYRQHLLERGRVEEKVLTLADLDQAEAVYGCNAVRGLYELEVI; translated from the coding sequence ATGCATAGAAAAACAGTGATTGATTTTAGGGCTTTGGGGGAGAGATACACTTTTACCCAGCCAATCAAAGAGTTAAAAACGAGAGACTTATCAGAAGTAGCGGACTTGCTGGCACAAGTGGAAAGCTACCAAGAGCAGGGCTACTATGTGGTGGGCTACGTCAGTTACGAGGCTGCACCTGCATTTGAGGAGAAATTAGCAGTTCATAAAGCTCCTTTACTGGGAGAGTATCTGCTATATTTTACAGTTCACGATAGGGTAGAAACATCGTCTATTCCTCTGACTTATGAGGAAGTAGATCTGCCTTCAAATTGGCATGAACTAACATCTGCAGAGGACTATGAAAAAGCTATTTCCAAGATTCACCATCATTTGCGTCAGGGGGACACCTATCAGGTAAATTACACTGTCCAACTCAAGCAAGACTTAAACGCCAATCCTTTTGCCATTTACAATCGTATGGTGGTAGAACAGGAGGCGGGCTACAATGCCTATGTTGAACATGATGAGATGGCAGTGATTTCCATGAGTCCAGAGCTCTTTTTTGAGCAAAATGACCGAGAATTAACGACTCGTCCAATGAAAGGAACAACCCAGCGGGGAGTGACTGACCAAGAAGACCTTGCCCAAGCTAGCTGGCTAGAACAGGATCCTAAAAATCGCTCTGAAAATATGATGATTGTGGATCTTTTGCGCAACGATATGAACCGTATTTCTGAGGTGGGGAGTGAGCATGTAGAACGTCTGTGTCAAGTAGAACAGTATTCAACTGTTTGGCAGATGACGTCGACCATCAAGAGTCAGTTACGACCGGATGTGGACCTAGTTGAAATCTTCCGTTCGCTCTTTCCATGTGGATCTATCACAGGAGCTCCCAAAATTGCGACCATGGAAATCATCAAGAACTTGGAGCCTCAACCGCGTGGAGTCTACTGCGGAACGATTGGTCTCTTGCTTCCAAATGGGCGACGAATTTTCAATGTCGCCATTCGGACTATTCAACTGCATCAAGAAAAAGCCATCTATGGAGTTGGAGGCGGCATTACTTGGGATAGTACTTGGGAATCTGAATACCGAGAGGTTCATCAAAAGGCGGCTGTACTCTATCGTAAACAAGCACGTTTCCAATTGATTACAACTGGGAAAATCAGTCAAAAACAACTGCTTTTTGAAGATCAACATCTGGAAAGACTGACAAAGGCGAGCCGATATTTTGCCTATCCTTTTGATCCAGAAAACCTGAGACAAAAGATAGAGAAAGAGTGTCAGACCAGCGATTCCCACCAGGACTACCTTTTGCGAATCATCCTCAGTAAATCTGGAGAGATAGAACTCAGTCGCCAAATCTTAACACCCCTCAGTCCAAGCTTCTGCAAAGCTAAACTCTTCCTGCAAGAAGCAGATTTGAATCAATCCTTTACCTACTTTAAAACCACTCATAGACCGCATTTAAATCTAGATAAACAAGAAATCATTTACCATAATGCAGCAGGAGAGCTATTGGAAACGTCTATCGGGAATCTAGTTCTGAAAATCGTTGGAAAACTATACACACCACCTACCAGTCAAGGAATTTTGCCAGGAATCTACCGTCAACATTTGCTAGAAAGAGGACGAGTAGAAGAAAAAGTCTTGACTTTGGCAGACTTGGACCAAGCAGAAGCTGTCTATGGCTGTAACGCGGTCAGAGGCTTGTATGAGTTGGAAGTGATATAA